From a region of the Streptacidiphilus albus JL83 genome:
- a CDS encoding DUF4349 domain-containing protein: MNGSGRRRTGAALGVCALLGGALLAGCGQSGSGSSSGAAAGVNRAQAAAPAAGDAAAGNTGNTGNTSPGGSTGSGGSAGSGGGTAVPAARDLVYTGEVQLRSGGVDAAVTEAEGLVSGVGGYIDSEQAGPVDELGLTQYQDPQNEDQDGSASPSADSSLPVQVLPEPSDIGGEAAQLVVRVPSASFDAVYRKLQGLGTVLGQERSTQDVTEQVIDVASRLKTQEASVDRVRALMNQATDMTDVIALEAALTQRESDLETLEAQQAALQSQTAMSTVTLQVYQQAAAVAPVAKPKPRDFGSAMVDALKDGVHGLYLVFRTLVVCVAAVLPFAVVLVPLGWLCLWLNRRLRPRLRRPAAAPVVQEGPPSE; the protein is encoded by the coding sequence ATGAACGGTTCGGGCAGGAGAAGGACCGGCGCGGCGCTGGGGGTGTGCGCGCTGCTCGGCGGCGCGCTGCTGGCCGGCTGCGGGCAGTCGGGCAGCGGCAGTTCCAGCGGCGCGGCGGCCGGGGTCAACCGGGCTCAGGCCGCCGCGCCCGCGGCCGGGGACGCCGCCGCCGGAAACACCGGGAACACCGGGAACACGAGCCCCGGCGGCAGCACCGGCTCCGGCGGCAGCGCGGGGAGCGGCGGCGGCACCGCCGTGCCCGCCGCCCGGGACCTGGTGTACACCGGCGAGGTGCAGCTGCGGTCCGGCGGGGTGGACGCGGCGGTGACCGAGGCAGAGGGCCTGGTCTCCGGTGTCGGCGGCTACATCGACTCGGAGCAGGCCGGCCCGGTGGACGAGCTGGGCCTGACCCAGTACCAGGACCCGCAGAACGAGGACCAGGACGGCAGCGCCTCGCCGAGCGCCGACAGCTCGCTCCCGGTCCAGGTCCTGCCGGAGCCCTCGGACATCGGCGGCGAGGCGGCCCAGCTGGTGGTCCGCGTCCCCTCGGCCTCCTTCGACGCGGTCTACCGGAAGCTGCAGGGCCTGGGCACGGTGCTCGGCCAGGAGCGCTCGACCCAGGACGTCACCGAGCAGGTGATCGATGTGGCGAGCCGGCTGAAGACCCAGGAGGCGAGCGTCGACCGGGTGCGGGCGCTGATGAACCAGGCGACCGACATGACGGACGTGATCGCGCTGGAGGCGGCGCTGACCCAGCGGGAGTCCGACCTGGAGACGCTGGAGGCGCAGCAGGCCGCCCTGCAGTCGCAGACCGCGATGTCGACGGTGACCCTGCAGGTCTACCAGCAGGCGGCCGCGGTGGCCCCGGTGGCGAAGCCGAAGCCCAGGGACTTCGGCTCGGCGATGGTGGACGCGCTGAAGGACGGCGTCCACGGGCTGTACCTGGTGTTCCGGACGCTGGTGGTCTGCGTCGCCGCGGTGCTGCCGTTCGCCGTGGTGCTGGTGCCGCTGGGCTGGCTGTGCCTGTGGCTGAACCGCCGGCTGCGCCCCCGCCTCCGCCGCCCGGCGGCGGCCCCGGTGGTGCAGGAGGGGCCGCCCTCGGAATGA